Genomic window (Culex pipiens pallens isolate TS chromosome 3, TS_CPP_V2, whole genome shotgun sequence):
CCATGGACGGTTTTATGGCCACGATCTACCATCTGGATGTGACGATTCGAAAGGCGAACTCGGAGTAAGTTGGGATTGCTTATTTTTCGAAATTGGTTTCGGTTGATAAACTTCATTTCAGTGCTACGACGATGGTTTTAAATCTGCTGGTTAAGGTGATGAAAGGAAGTGAGTCGTTTCGGCGCGAATCGCTGGGATTTATACTATTCCCGAACGAGATCAACGTGTACAAGAATGTCGTTCCGGCGTTCAAGAAGCTGATCACCGCCAGTGGTGCTGCGATCCCGATCGAAAGCTGGTGTCCTCGGGTGTTCTTCTCCGAGCAGGGACGCTTCCCGGCGTACAGCGATCAGCTGGAAACGATATTGGTCATGCAGAACGTTCAACCACTCGATTTTGTGTCCGGCCCTCGACTCGATCTAGACGAGCCCCATTTGCTGTTGATGGCCCGTCAGATCGCGCAGTTCCACGCGTGTAGCTACGCTTTGCGCATCACTAATGAATCCAAATTGCGCCAATTGGTTGAAGCGATAATACCGCTGAACTTTGTTCAGGACGGAAAGGTCTTCTTCGAAAGTTACGACATAGTCTTTCGGCACACCCAAGAACGACTCTACCAATACTTCGAAGAACATCCAGAACTCCTCGCAGACGACAAAACACGCTCCAACATCGAGCTGCTGCGCAAGACCTACGGCGAGAATCCCTCCCAACTGATGCAAAGATGTCTCCAACAAGACGACGTCTACTCGGTGATCCTGCACGGAGATTTCAACCGAAACAACGTCCTCTTCAAGTACGGCAGCGATGGTACACCCGAGGATGTACTCATGATCGACTTCCAGGAAAATCGGTTTGGTACACCCGCACTGGATCTGTCCTTCTTCATGTACATGAACATCGCAACGGACCTAAGAGAAAGCTGCTGGAGCAAAGTATTAAAATGCTACCACGACGAGCTGATTAGATGTCTGCTGGAGATCACCAAACTGCCAAAGGATGACGTCCGATTAGAGCCGTACAGGTGAGACTACTTTCAATTGATAAGCTAAAAAGTCGTTAAAACTGTCCATGAGTGAATCAGCACTTCGTATTGCAGAAGCTGATAACGATGAGTACTTTGCTTTTCCTAGCTGATAATTCAGCTGCAGTAGACGCAGCCGCCGTCTGGGAGCAAATTTGAAGAACTTTGTTTAATTTGACCTAGCAATCTCGCAAATCACTCCGCTGAAAGCGTATGCCGCCGCGCACATGATGCGGTACGTGTAATGTTTACAGCATAAGCAGACGAGAGCACTCAGCGAGATAAGAAACTTGCAGGGATTTTTGAAAACGCAAATCATCGTTGCGTTTTAGTTTTTTGCTTCCCCTTTCGTTTTGATGCGCACTCAGTTGCATAGAAAAGAAAAGTATGATCAATGCTTTAGAAGTTTACGTTGACTTTCAAAACTGCCCTGCATGAACCTCtcttatgatgtaattttatctcaatttagaTGAAGTGACTTTacaccaaaaaattataaaaatacataaaaacgaagttgactttatagctgtcggccaccattgctagtaccaaccactagtgtcttccttttatctataaggacttcgccgccctgggctcctaagtgtatgaaagtatggcacggagcgacggcgccgaatacccatatttacacaaagaatt
Coding sequences:
- the LOC120430630 gene encoding uncharacterized protein LOC120430630 isoform X1, producing the protein MGDACRKEEFLRRDLVAQIVGGNEDLVGSEVVDSLLRRSTTMDGFMATIYHLDVTIRKANSDATTMVLNLLVKVMKGSESFRRESLGFILFPNEINVYKNVVPAFKKLITASGAAIPIESWCPRVFFSEQGRFPAYSDQLETILVMQNVQPLDFVSGPRLDLDEPHLLLMARQIAQFHACSYALRITNESKLRQLVEAIIPLNFVQDGKVFFESYDIVFRHTQERLYQYFEEHPELLADDKTRSNIELLRKTYGENPSQLMQRCLQQDDVYSVILHGDFNRNNVLFKYGSDGTPEDVLMIDFQENRFGTPALDLSFFMYMNIATDLRESCWSKVLKCYHDELIRCLLEITKLPKDDVRLEPYSYENILNHLARYFVYGAIIAVKFLPAMMASEEEIAHVVHYFHNDVRNEGFRTVLKSCGGEAASRRIAEVVLHCSRMGYLQFLWD
- the LOC120430630 gene encoding uncharacterized protein LOC120430630 isoform X2 — its product is MGDACRKEEFLRRDLVAQIVGGNEDLVGSEVVDSLLRRSTTMDGFMATIYHLDVTIRKANSDATTMVLNLLVKVMKGSESFRRESLGFILFPNEINVYKNVVPAFKKLITASGAAIPIESWCPRVFFSEQGRFPAYSDQLETILVMQNVQPLDFVSGPRLDLDEPHLLLMARQIAQFHACSYALRITNESKLRQLVEAIIPLNFVQDGKVFFESYDIVFRHTQERLYQYFEEHPELLADDKTRSNIELLRKTYGENPSQLMQRCLQQDDVYSVILHGDFNRNNVLFKYGSDGTPEDVLMIDFQENRFGTPALDLSFFMYMNIATDLRESCWSKVLKCYHDELIRCLLEITKLPKDDVRLEPYSIRN